The region ACATCTTCATCTGCTCGGGCGTGGTGTTCTGCGCCTCGTCGAGGATGATGAACGCGTCGTTGAGCGTGCGCCCGCGCATGTAGGCCAGCGGCGCGATCTCGATGGTGCCTGCTTGCGTCAGCCGCGGCACCGACTCCGGCTCGACCATGTCGTGCAGCGCGTCGTACAGCGGCCGCAGGTACGGGTCGATCTTCTCGTAGAGGGTTCCCGGCAGGAACCCGAGCCGCTCGCCCGCCTCGACGGCGGGGCGGGTGAGGATGATCCGGTTGACCTGCTTCGCCTGCAGCGCCTGCACCGCCTTGGCCATCGCCAGATACGTCTTGCCGGTACCGGCCGGGCCGATGCCGAACACCACGGTGTGGTGGTCGATGGCGTCGACGTAGCGTTTCTGGTTGAGCGTCTTGGGCCGGATCGTCCGGCCGCGCCGGGACACGATGTCCAGGCTGAGCACGTCGGCCGGCGACTCGGTGTGGTCGGCCGAGAGCATCGCGACGCTGCGGCGAACGGTATCCGGCGTGAGTTGGTTGCCCTTGGCGATCAACGCGATCAGCTCGGCGAACACCCGTTCGGCGAACGCGACCTCCGCGGGATCCCCGGACAGCGTCACCTCGTTGCCCCGGACATGAACATCGGCAGTGAGCACATCCTCCACGACCCGAAGGTTCTCGTCCCTGGATCCGACCAGCGTCAACACGACGTCGTCGGGAACGGTCACCTTCGACTGCGCTGTTGCCTGCTGGGCTGCGCTCTGGCGGTGCTCTCCGGACTGGGCGGCGGCTCCACCCGCTGCAATACCGGCCACGTGTGTTCGGGCCTGCTTTCTGCGCGTTCGCGCGGGTCGTTCGGTCAGTTCTCCCTGGCGTCGATGGTAGTCCACTCGGCAATCAGATTGCCGCCGTCACCGCCACCTGATCGACGCCGCGGTCAGCCCCTGATGGGACCGCCGGTCAGCCCGCCGAGCGGTTCGCCGCCGAGCAGGTGCAGATGCACGTGGAAGATCGTCTGCCCGGCGTCGGAGTTGGTGTTGAACAGCAGCCGGTAGCCGGAGTCGGCAATGCCTTCCCGCTCTGCGATGTTGTGGGCCACGGCGATCAGCTCGGCCAGCAGTCCCGGGTCGGCGGCGGCCAGCTCGGCCACGTTGCGGTAGCGCTTCTTCGGCACGACGAGCACGTGGGTGGGCGCCTGCGGATTGATGTCGCGAATCGCGATCACCTGGTCGTTTTCGTGCACCACGTCGGCCGGGATCTCACGGGCGATGATCCGCAGGAACAAGGAGTCCATGTCGCTCATGCCGGAAGGTTATCCGAGCCACCCGACGCGGTTCGATCATCGCGAGCCCGGTGCCGGTCACATCTCCAGTGCGCTGCGCCGCAATCGGGTCTGGGGGTAGCCCCGTTTGCGGCGCAGCCCTCGCCGGACTAAGGGGGGAGGTATCCGGCGAGTCTGGGGTCCGATGCCCCGTGCGGCACCGGCTGCGACGAAAATCCCGCCGCGATCTTTCGCACACCGAGCGTATCGCTCCTTCAACCGTTCGCGCTACGGATCGAGCGAAGTTTTTGATCTTCTTAGCGGTACGTCAACGCCGCGTGGTTGCGGTAGCGGGCTCGCGCGAAATCGCCCCTCTCTCAGGTGAACCGTCAATTCGCCCGACTGGTCAGTTCCAGCGGTCGGTGCGGACGCCGACGGCGCCGAGCGCGACAGCGGCGGCGGTCGAGGCACGCAGAACCGTCGGGCCCAAGCGGACGACTTGCGCACCAGCGTCGGTCAGCGTCGCGAGTTCGTCGCTGGCCACGCCGCCCTCCGGGCCTACGACCAGCACGAGTTCACCCGCGGCGGGTAGGTCGACCGACGCCAGCGGCGTGGTCGCCGACTCGTGCAGCACCAGCGCCGCATCGGCGCGGCCGACCAACTCGGCGAGTTGCCTGGTGCTGACCGGATCGTCGACGAGCGGTGTCCACGCCCGCCTCGCCTGTTTCGCCGCCTGCGCGGCCGTGCTGCGCCATCTCGCCAGCGCCTTCGCGCCGCGCGGGCCGTCGTCCCACTTCGCCACACACCGGGCGGCCCGCCACGGCACCACAGCGTCCACTCCCGCTTCGGTGGCCAGTTCCACCGCGAGTTCCCCGCGATCGCCCTTGACCAGCGCCTGCGCCAGCCGGACCCGAAGCGCGGGCTGCGGGACGTGCCAGGTCTCGGCCACCGAGAGCCGCAGGGAATCCCTCGCCGACGCAGCCACTTCACAACGCGCCAAGCCGCCCTGGCCGTCCGAGAGCAGCAGCTGCTCACCGGCCCGCAAACGGCGCACGGTGGCCGCGTGCTTGCCTTCCGGGCCGTCCAATGTGGTTGCGCCGACGGCCGGCAGCCGCTCGACGGAGAACACCGGCAGCGAGGATTCCGACACGTCCGGCCTAGTAAGTACGGGTAGTGGTTGATCCGGAGTTCATTGCGCAGGTCTCCTTCTTGTGAGTGTTCGGGTTCTGGATCAGTTGCTATCGAGGAGGATGCTGTGCCTCATGTCAGGGCGCTTACGCGCGGTGATCGTCGTCGGAACGAGCGGCTGACCCGGTTGCGATCGATCGTGCGCCGCGAGTTCGCGGTGGTCGCAGTCGATCTGGCCTCGGCCAAACAGGCGGCGGTGGTCGCCGATCACGATTCGCGGGTGCTGGGCCGACGCATGTTCAGCGGGGATGCGTGGGTGATCGATGACATCCTGGACTGGGCCGGGCCGGTCGCCGCCAAGGCGGGGTTCGCCGGTGTGGTGCTGGGGTGCGAGCCGACCGGGCATCGCTGGAAGCCGCTGCTGGACCGGGCCCGCGCTCGCGGAGTTGAGCTGGTGTGTGTGAACCCGATGCTGGTGCACCGTGGCCGGGAGGAAGAGGACTTCACCCGCGACCGGTCGGACTTCAAAGACGCCACGATCATCGCCAAACGCGTCACGGAACTGCGCTGCTACGTGCCCTATGTGCTGGAGGGGCACTGGTGTCGCCTGCGGCATCTGGGGGCTCGCCGTGCCGATCAGCTTGTTGCCGCGGGGTCGGCCCGGCAGCGTTTGCGTGATCTGCTGGAGTGTGCCTGGCCTGCGGTGCTGTCCACCGCGAGCAAGCCTTTGGACACGCTGACCTGGCGGGTGGCCATGGCGGTGTCCACCGACCCGGCCCGGATCATGGCGATGGGCTTTGATGCCTTTGCCGCGGCAGTGCGTGACGAACTTCCCCGCTGGGGTGGCAGCCGCCGCAATCTGCGCATTCTGCGCGCGATCTTCGACGCCGCTCGCACACCTGGCGGGGTTGCTACCGAGCAAGCCGCGGCCTGCGAACGAGCGGCCTACGCACTCGACGACTGGCACCATGCCCTGGGGCAGCTCGCCGACGTTGAGGCCCGCATGATCGAGGTCCTCGACACCCTGGAACTGTCCACGTTGGTCACCACCATCACGGGGTTGTCGGTCGTCGGGGCCGCCGCCATCCTCGCCGAGACCGGCGACCCAGCGCGCTTCGACTGTGCCCGAACCTGGGTCAAGCATGCGGGGTTGTGCCCACGTGCCAACGAATCCGGGAACTTTCACGGCATCACCACGGTCTCCCGCCGCGGCCGCCCCGGACTGCGCACCGCCGCTTGGCGGGCCATCTGGGGCGCACTGACCCACAACCCGGTCTACACCGCCCGCTATACGCACCTGACCACCCGTGAAACCAACCCGCTGCGCCCGGGACAAGCCCGCACGGCCCTCGCAGCGGCACTGCTGCGACAGCTGTTCGTGGTCGTCACCCGCCGGGTGGCCTGGGATCCGGCGGTTGCCGCCGGCACTACGAAGGAGGTGGCGCCGCAGGCCGCATAGCGCGACACTGGCCATGGGCGGGGCGAACCCGACTCCTCCTTGGGCAGAACCCGGAACTGAGCAGGGGCGCCCCGCCCACCCTCCACCCAAGCTCGGATGAGGGCTGTTGGGACAAACCCGGTTGTTCGCTAGGTCGAGCACGGAGAGTGGGCGCAGGCACCCGCCACCCCGGCCAGTCACGCCACCCACCACATCACCACCCACCATGATCAACCCCGCACACCCGCGGGGACACTGCCGCACGCCCAAAACCGGAAACATCACCAATTGACTTCGCCCTCATAGGCTGCTCAGTTCTTGTCTTCGAAGCGGCAGAGCCGCTTGGCCCACATGCGCAGCGCGGCCGGTGACCACCCGCGCACCACGAGTTCACCTGCTTCAGCGGTGACCGAAGGACCGGAAACGGGAGAACAGCCCGTGCCGGTTGCCGTTGCCGTTGGCTGTCACCGTGGGCTCCGGCTGCTCCTCGCCGCGCAACGAGGCGAGCTGCCGCAGCAAGTCCGACTGCGTTTCGTCGAGCCGGGTCGGCACCACGACATCGAGGTGCACATGCAGGTCGCCGTGTCCGCTGACCCTGCCGTTGGACCGCAGCTTGGGCAGGCCCCGACCGGCGAGCACGTGCTCGGTGCCGGGCTGGGTGCCCGGCTCGACGGCGAGCTCTTCCCGTCCACCGTCGAGGGTCTCCAGGACGAGCACGGTGCCCAGCGCGGCGGCCGTCATCGGCAGTTCGAGGGTGCAGTGCAGGTCCGCGCCGTCGCGGGTGAACCGCTCGTGCGGCAGCTCCTCGACCTCGACGAACAGGTCACCAGCCGGTCCTCCGCCGGGCCCGACCTCACCCTCGCCGGCCAGCCGCACCCGCATCCCGTCGCCGACCCCGGCCGGGATCTTGACGGTGATGGTGCGCCGCGCGCGGACCCGGCCGTCGCCGCCGCACTGCTGGCACGGATCGGTGATGACCTCGCCGAATCCGCGGCAGACCGGGCACGGCCGGGACGTCATGACCTGCCCCAGGAACGACCGCTGCACGGACTGCACCTCGCCGCGACCACCGCAGGTGTCGCAGGTCGACGGGGCGCTGCCGGCCCGCGAACCGCCGCCGTCGCAGGAGTCGCAGAGCACCGCCGTGTCTACGGTGATGTCCCGGTTGACGCCGCTGGCGCACTCCTCAAGGGTCAGCTCCAGCCGCAACAGCGCGTCCGAACCCGGCTGGACCCGGCTGCGCGGGCCGCGGCCGCCGCCGGCTCCCCCGCCGCCGAAGAAGGCGTCCATGATGTCGCCCAGCCCGCCGAAACCGGCGAAGGGGTCGCCCATGCCGCCACCGGCGCCGCCGCCGTTGGACAGCGGATCGCCGCCCAGGTCGACGACCTGCCGTTTCTTCGGGTCCGAAAGCACCTCGTAGGCGGTCGTCACCTCACGGAACCGCTCCTGCGCGGCCTCATCAGGGTTGACGTCCGGGTGCAGTTCACGTGCGAGCTTGCGGTACGCCCGCTTGATCTGCTCGGGTGTCGCGTCGCTGGCCACCCCGAGGGTCGCGTAGTAGTCCCTGGCCACCTTCTCCGTAC is a window of Saccharopolyspora phatthalungensis DNA encoding:
- a CDS encoding transposase, which codes for MPHVRALTRGDRRRNERLTRLRSIVRREFAVVAVDLASAKQAAVVADHDSRVLGRRMFSGDAWVIDDILDWAGPVAAKAGFAGVVLGCEPTGHRWKPLLDRARARGVELVCVNPMLVHRGREEEDFTRDRSDFKDATIIAKRVTELRCYVPYVLEGHWCRLRHLGARRADQLVAAGSARQRLRDLLECAWPAVLSTASKPLDTLTWRVAMAVSTDPARIMAMGFDAFAAAVRDELPRWGGSRRNLRILRAIFDAARTPGGVATEQAAACERAAYALDDWHHALGQLADVEARMIEVLDTLELSTLVTTITGLSVVGAAAILAETGDPARFDCARTWVKHAGLCPRANESGNFHGITTVSRRGRPGLRTAAWRAIWGALTHNPVYTARYTHLTTRETNPLRPGQARTALAAALLRQLFVVVTRRVAWDPAVAAGTTKEVAPQAA
- a CDS encoding 16S rRNA (uracil(1498)-N(3))-methyltransferase, which encodes MSESSLPVFSVERLPAVGATTLDGPEGKHAATVRRLRAGEQLLLSDGQGGLARCEVAASARDSLRLSVAETWHVPQPALRVRLAQALVKGDRGELAVELATEAGVDAVVPWRAARCVAKWDDGPRGAKALARWRSTAAQAAKQARRAWTPLVDDPVSTRQLAELVGRADAALVLHESATTPLASVDLPAAGELVLVVGPEGGVASDELATLTDAGAQVVRLGPTVLRASTAAAVALGAVGVRTDRWN
- a CDS encoding histidine triad nucleotide-binding protein; the encoded protein is MSDMDSLFLRIIAREIPADVVHENDQVIAIRDINPQAPTHVLVVPKKRYRNVAELAAADPGLLAELIAVAHNIAEREGIADSGYRLLFNTNSDAGQTIFHVHLHLLGGEPLGGLTGGPIRG
- a CDS encoding PhoH family protein → MAGIAAGGAAAQSGEHRQSAAQQATAQSKVTVPDDVVLTLVGSRDENLRVVEDVLTADVHVRGNEVTLSGDPAEVAFAERVFAELIALIAKGNQLTPDTVRRSVAMLSADHTESPADVLSLDIVSRRGRTIRPKTLNQKRYVDAIDHHTVVFGIGPAGTGKTYLAMAKAVQALQAKQVNRIILTRPAVEAGERLGFLPGTLYEKIDPYLRPLYDALHDMVEPESVPRLTQAGTIEIAPLAYMRGRTLNDAFIILDEAQNTTPEQMKMFLTRLGFGSKIVVTGDVTQIDLPGGQRSGLKVVQQILDGVDDVHFSLLDSHDVVRHRLVTDIVNAYDRWHALEDADHHEQSGRRNGQRRGRA
- the dnaJ gene encoding molecular chaperone DnaJ encodes the protein MARDYYATLGVASDATPEQIKRAYRKLARELHPDVNPDEAAQERFREVTTAYEVLSDPKKRQVVDLGGDPLSNGGGAGGGMGDPFAGFGGLGDIMDAFFGGGGAGGGRGPRSRVQPGSDALLRLELTLEECASGVNRDITVDTAVLCDSCDGGGSRAGSAPSTCDTCGGRGEVQSVQRSFLGQVMTSRPCPVCRGFGEVITDPCQQCGGDGRVRARRTITVKIPAGVGDGMRVRLAGEGEVGPGGGPAGDLFVEVEELPHERFTRDGADLHCTLELPMTAAALGTVLVLETLDGGREELAVEPGTQPGTEHVLAGRGLPKLRSNGRVSGHGDLHVHLDVVVPTRLDETQSDLLRQLASLRGEEQPEPTVTANGNGNRHGLFSRFRSFGHR